Within Legionella birminghamensis, the genomic segment TGCAAATAGTTTTCTCAGAGGCTCTATACGGGCAATGGCATAGTCCAGCTCCTGATTGGAACCACTTTGATATCCCCCCAACTCCAAAAGATCTTTATGCTGCTGATGTAAAGCAAAAAGCCGGATTAGTTTTCTTATCAGTTCATTTTGTGGGGTCGAAACCAGACGATCCTTCAAACGGGAAACACTTTGCAGAACATCTATCGCAGGAAAATGGCCGCGTTGGGCCAGCTCGCGGGTTAGAATAATATGTCCGTCAAGCAGTGAGCGCATGGTATCGGCAATGGGTTCATTAAAATCATCGCCTTCAACCAATACCGTGTAAAGAGCGGTGATGCTGCCCCGGTCACTGAAATTACCTGCGCGTTCAACCAATCCAGGCAGCATGGCAAATACGCTGGGGGTGTAGCCTCGGCTAGTAGGCGGTTCACCGAGACTCAAGCCAATTTCACGCTGCGCCATAGCCAGACGTGTTATGGAATCGACAAACAGTGCAACTTGTTTGCGTTGCCGGCAAAAATACTCTGCGATGCTGGTTGCCGTGAATATTGCCTGCCGGCGTCTAAGGGCGGATTCATCACTGCAAGCCACCACCATAACCGATTTCTGGCGATTGCTTTCATCAAAATGCTCGGCAATAAAATCATTCACTTCGCGGCCGCGCTCACCGATAAGGGCTATCACATTAATATCGCTCTGAATCTGGCGAGTCATCATTCCCATCAACACCGATTTTCCCACTCCGCTGCCGGCAAAAATTCCCATTCGTTGTCCCCTGCCCAAAGGGATGAGGCAATCAAGGGCATGGATTCCAGTCATTAAACCTTCAGTGACTGGCTCACGAGTGACAGGATTGATCGCCTGGCCGGATACTTCATAGTGATCGAAAAATAAAGCCTGGGAGTCAACTTTGAGCGGATTGGCAAATGCATCGACCACTTGTCCAAGAAGATGATCTCCAATTGGGATAGTGCAGGCACGACCGAGTGCCCGTACTTTAAATCCCATGGCAATGCCTGTATTTGAGAAAGGAAGTAAGTATACTTTACCCTGATTAAAGCCAATGACTTCTGCCTGAGTGACAAGCTGCTGATTGCTATCGAGAATATCGCAGATTTCACCGACAAAGACTTGCGGAGGTCCTTTAGCGACCAGTTGCAAGCCGAGAGATTGCTCAATTTCACCAAAACGCTCAATAGGCTGTAAAAAATCCGACCAGTTTTTCATTGGGGCATACTCTTCTTCAGTTGCAAAAGCATTTGCTTAAGCTTGTCAATTTGCAATTCTATGCTGGCATCAATTAATCCGTGATCATTGCGTAACCGGCATCCGCCTAATGCCAGTGTTTCATCCGGAATCAGCTTTAAATGGCGGCATTCGCTAAAATCAATATTTAGCTTGCTTTGCTGCACGAGATTAAGATCCTGGGGATGAAGAAATAGTTCGATGTTTTCTTTATGATTTAAGTGATTGATTGCTTGTTCAACCTGAAAAATTATTGCCTCTTTACTGGAAGCCTGGTTAGTGAAATATTGTCTGACAATTAGTAACACAATCTCGGCAATCTGATCACGGACTGAGGCGTGATAGTCTTGCAAGGCATTGGGTAAATTTTTTAAAAGTTGATCCAGTAGAGCTTTCTGGTTCGCTAATGCCTGTAGTTTGCATTGATACGTTTCCGCCAGTTTTTTTTCAGCTTCTTGATATCCCTCAGCAAATGCCTGATTTTTAACATTCTCCAGGGTTTCTTCATTTATTCGCGTTTCTTGTGTTAAATCCGATGCATTTTCTAAATGACTCTGAGTCTTTACGTTTAATAATACGGACTCATGACTCATGATAATTTTTTTTAATAATTCCGCCATAGTATGTTCCCTCTTGAGGTCTTATTCTAGGTTTTCTCTCTGCGGCAAAGTCACGGTAGAGTTTTCGCAAAACCCAAACATTTTCAAATAGCCTATACTTACCGCCATGCCTACATGCTGCGAAGTCCCGCGCCTACATGCTGCGAAGTGCAGTGCCTACATACTGCGAAGTGCAGTGCCTACATGCTGCGAAGTGCAGTGCCTACATGCTGCCAAGTCCCGCGCCTACATACCGCGCTTTATGCGCGGTAACCATGCTGAGCCATTGATAATACTTTTGCCCCATCAAAGCCCTGTTTGGATACCGCGCATAAAGCGCGGTACGTAGGCGCTTATCCGGTACGTAGGCGCTTATCCGGTACGTAGGCGCTTATCCGGTATATAGGCGCTTATCCGGTACATAGGCGCTTAGCGGTACGCATCGGTAGTGGAAACCCATTCTTCATAAAGAATTTTTTTACTCGAATCACTGATATTTTTAAGTGACTCTTCGAGTAAATTAAGCTCTTCAAAAAGACTAAACTCGGATAAAAACCGCTCTTTCCAAATAAACTGGCCTTGCTCAAGGACAATGGCGATATACAAACGATCTTTGCCGGCCAAATCATTGCAATAAACAGGCAAGCTGGTATCAGTAATTAGCTCGGGCGGATGGCTTTCCCTGGGATGCGATTGGGCTTTATCCAGCTTGCGCTTGCTTGTTTCTGGCAGCTTGCTAAGGACCCATTGCTGATCTCTGATGGGTAATTTACCAATCGCTAATAAAATATCCTGCAAATTATTCATGATTGCTTATCCATTCATTGAGAGACTCTAAAAGATATTGACGTTTTTTCTGACGGTTTCGTCTTTGAATGCCATAAGCGATACCTGTGATAACAACAAGCAATGCAGCTAAATAATGGTTCGAAATGGGATTCGTTTCCGGGTTTTCCATAACGCTGGGGAATTCTTCTTTAATTACCGGAGGAAGAAGCGCTTCTACAGAAATAGAGTCGCCGCGTTTCTGTTCAAAACCGATTACCGTTTTGACCAACCGTTCAATCTGTAAAAGAGTCTCCGGGTTGGTCTGCCGGGGTACAATGACAGAGACTGTAAGCCGTTCAATTGTGCCATTAGCCCGTAAAAACTGCTCTTTTTCACGTCCAATCTGGTAACTTCTCTCTCGAGTCAGATCCTGTATCTGAGCAGGTTTCTTCGCTTGTTCAGTGGGTGTACTATGCTGAATCTCCTTTTCATGGGTCACTAGACCCTGGGATTGGGGCTTGATTAACTCACGACGCAACTCATCGTAATTTAAAGTCACATCCATTTTGACGTACACGTTTTCATGCGGAAATACATGCGCCAATAGCTCAGTGATTTTGTTATTGAAGTAATTTTCTATTCGTTGTTTCGCAGCAAAATGTCCATCCCCGCTAAATTCCTGAGTCTTAGTTAAATTATTGCCATTTTGATCGAGAATAACCACGTTTTCCAAAGTCAAATTGGCCACACTGGCGGTAAGCAGTTTCTGAATGCTTTTTACCTGCTTTTTTTTGAGGGCTCTTTTTAAATGCAGGGTTACTGAGGCTTTCGTAGAACCCGCTTCTTTCTGCAAAAAATGGTGCTCGGGAATAACCAGATGGACTCGGGCTTGCTTGACCTCTTCGAGACTATTAATTGTACGCTCAAGCTCTCCCTGCAACGCACGCTGATAATTGATTTTCTGAGAAAAATCGGTCATCCCGAAATCGGCTTTGTCGAATAGTTCAAAACCGACATGACCGTTTAAATTCAGATTATTACTCATCAGCTGAATGCGGGTTTTATCCACGAGGCTCTTATCAATCAAAATATCGCGGCCGGAATTATGCAGTTGATAATGAATATTGTCCTGCTCCAATTGGCGAATAAT encodes:
- the fliF gene encoding flagellar basal-body MS-ring/collar protein FliF; translation: MNYWNTACLWFKQQEKQKQMMVLLAIGGSILSSLFFTILLVKPDYTILFNNLDTQDANEIIRQLEQDNIHYQLHNSGRDILIDKSLVDKTRIQLMSNNLNLNGHVGFELFDKADFGMTDFSQKINYQRALQGELERTINSLEEVKQARVHLVIPEHHFLQKEAGSTKASVTLHLKRALKKKQVKSIQKLLTASVANLTLENVVILDQNGNNLTKTQEFSGDGHFAAKQRIENYFNNKITELLAHVFPHENVYVKMDVTLNYDELRRELIKPQSQGLVTHEKEIQHSTPTEQAKKPAQIQDLTRERSYQIGREKEQFLRANGTIERLTVSVIVPRQTNPETLLQIERLVKTVIGFEQKRGDSISVEALLPPVIKEEFPSVMENPETNPISNHYLAALLVVITGIAYGIQRRNRQKKRQYLLESLNEWISNHE
- a CDS encoding FliI/YscN family ATPase, translating into MKNWSDFLQPIERFGEIEQSLGLQLVAKGPPQVFVGEICDILDSNQQLVTQAEVIGFNQGKVYLLPFSNTGIAMGFKVRALGRACTIPIGDHLLGQVVDAFANPLKVDSQALFFDHYEVSGQAINPVTREPVTEGLMTGIHALDCLIPLGRGQRMGIFAGSGVGKSVLMGMMTRQIQSDINVIALIGERGREVNDFIAEHFDESNRQKSVMVVACSDESALRRRQAIFTATSIAEYFCRQRKQVALFVDSITRLAMAQREIGLSLGEPPTSRGYTPSVFAMLPGLVERAGNFSDRGSITALYTVLVEGDDFNEPIADTMRSLLDGHIILTRELAQRGHFPAIDVLQSVSRLKDRLVSTPQNELIRKLIRLFALHQQHKDLLELGGYQSGSNQELDYAIARIEPLRKLFAQQKEEAPLALPVLLARIQEILS
- a CDS encoding FliH/SctL family protein gives rise to the protein MAELLKKIIMSHESVLLNVKTQSHLENASDLTQETRINEETLENVKNQAFAEGYQEAEKKLAETYQCKLQALANQKALLDQLLKNLPNALQDYHASVRDQIAEIVLLIVRQYFTNQASSKEAIIFQVEQAINHLNHKENIELFLHPQDLNLVQQSKLNIDFSECRHLKLIPDETLALGGCRLRNDHGLIDASIELQIDKLKQMLLQLKKSMPQ